The Longimicrobium sp. genome segment GGAGAGCCCCATGGCCGAAGAGCTGCTGCCCGTCGGCGCCGAAGCGCCCGACTTCGAAGCCCCGACCACCGACGGCGGAACGGTAAAGCTGGCGCACTTCCGCGGCACCCGCTCGGTCCTGCTCATGTTCTATCCCAAGGACGACACGCCGGGGTGCACGCGGCAGATGTGCACCGCGCGCGACGAGGGCGCCGAGTACGAGGCCGCCGGCGTCCGCCGCTTCGGGGTGAACCCGGGCTCGCTGGAGAGCCACCGC includes the following:
- a CDS encoding peroxiredoxin; protein product: MAEELLPVGAEAPDFEAPTTDGGTVKLAHFRGTRSVLLMFYPKDDTPGCTRQMCTARDEGAEYEAAGVRRFGVNPGSLESHRKFADKYMLDFPLIVDEHGDIARAFGVLKENGGVARATFLIDRDGRVAFSAPGAHGAEEVLGAVRG